TCGATAGCGATTGGTTTAGAGAAGTACTGAATTTTTCACTTTGGCAGCTGTTTGGTTTTTCTGGTTTATATCTAATTAATTTTGGGGATACGGCTGTTATTAAGCATTTTATGACAACGGAAGATGTAGGTATCTACAATGCGGCATATAAATTATTCAATTCGGTAGCAAATCTTGCATTTGTTATAAGTAGTTATTACGCTGGTAGTGTTACACAATATTTTGCAAATAATGAAAGTGAAAAAATTAAAAGGTTTTTCTACAGGGAACGCTTTATTATATTTGGTTTGAGTACTATTGCGCATATTGTTGTTATGGTTTTCTCAAAACCGATTATCACGGTATTATATGGTGACAGATATGTTCAATCTGTTATAATTTTCAATATTTTAATGATAGGGAGCATTTTTAGATATTTAGCAGTGTTCTATACACTATACTATAATACTAATAAAAAACATAAGGTGCTTCAATACATTAATATAGTTAGAGCTGTGCTAAATCTAGTTTTGGATATTGTGTTTATTCAATTGTTTGGCTTGATCGGACCTGCTATTGCTACAGCAGTGGCTTTAATAGTAACATTCCTCTATTCTGTTTTTTATTGTGAGAAGAGAATTAAGATAATGTCTAAAGAGGGGAGGATGAATGATGTTACAACTGAAAAACAATCT
The sequence above is drawn from the Clostridium formicaceticum genome and encodes:
- a CDS encoding lipopolysaccharide biosynthesis protein produces the protein MNGILSLIVSKKNFIIYALLKVLIMVLSLVTNIFIVRKLTVSDFGVFSVALMFIGLITTFGFSWSSSSILYYGSREKAKTGSINKTFWARNIIIEVSLVITTILFALLRHQINEYIGLDVAFLILIWLYISVAEDYLSHYFLAVKKQLMSSMLSVTAKVIYLLMILIFSFDVKTLIVLNIVSHTTVLLYIAGMDKKDIGKFEFDSDWFREVLNFSLWQLFGFSGLYLINFGDTAVIKHFMTTEDVGIYNAAYKLFNSVANLAFVISSYYAGSVTQYFANNESEKIKRFFYRERFIIFGLSTIAHIVVMVFSKPIITVLYGDRYVQSVIIFNILMIGSIFRYLAVFYTLYYNTNKKHKVLQYINIVRAVLNLVLDIVFIQLFGLIGPAIATAVALIVTFLYSVFYCEKRIKIMSKEGRMNDVTTEKQS